The sequence GTGAAAGAGAAGtcaggaaggaagaagcttCAAGTGTACTCTCAACAGCCTAACTCCCATATGGGCATGTCCCCATCGCTTCGTGTATCTCAACAAACCCTTAAAACCGATAGCCAATCAGAGACGAAGACCAAGGCTAAGCAGACTAAACCTCGAAAGGGCCTCGCCGAGTTGTTTGGTTGGAGTAACCATTCCTACGCCCAGTCAGCTCAGCCAGCTCAACCAGCTCAACCAGCTCAACCAGCTCACTCAGCTCAACCACCTCAACGAATTAAGACTCTCGTTCCTGTTCCTACACCAAAAGAGTCCATGATGTTCAAAAAACACAATGGACCTCCTTCTACCAGGGCCAACTCCTCTCATTTTGTCTCTCTTCGCCCGCCCGCCGAGCTTGCCATGCCTTCAAGGCCTAGTATGGGCGATGATCCTTTTATGAGACCTGAGGAGGGTGCCGAGATGGTTGACCACTTTCTGAGGCGTGGTACGCCTTCCTTGAGGAGTATGACGCCGCTCGATAAGAGATCAAGTGTCACTTCGAGCAAAGCACTTTCCTGTAAGACTACACTTAGTGACGAGAGAAGCGTTAAAGAAGTCCACGACAGGTCAGTCTCGCTGCAAAGATCTTGATCTGGAAACGACACTGACCCGACTTAAGTAGACCTTATTTTAACCCAACAATGCATGCTACGCAACAAAGTCATGTATCGgcctctccttctcaaaCAACGTCAAACGACCCTAGTTATGCTTATATAAGGAAGGCTATTGGAAGTGAATTCAAGATGTTTGCGCCATTGCCCGAAGTTCCTGAAGCCTCAGTGACCCTGATCGAGCCTCCAAAGAAGACGCTTAGTAAGGAAAAGACAAAGTCCAAGGTTTGGGTTTTTCTTGGCAGATCGAAGTCTAAAATGAGCAAAATATCTACAGACGACCAACCTGTGACTCCATTACCTCTTGTCAAGGACATCTGGAATGTCGCCCCATGTAAGTGTGTTGGATTCTAGAGGTATGCCTAATCTAATGTCTTATTTCAGTAGTGCCTAGGCTAGCTCAGTCTTCGACCTCACTAGTTGACAAGATCTATGAAAAGTATCCTGCTGCTACTACACGATCCAATTACTCTTCTTTCCAATGTTCGAAAcactctcttccttctttacGTGTCTCACAATCCTCTGTTCAACACCCAGCTCAGGACGGCGCTAGTGGTGCTTCAACTGTTGCTGTTCCACACTCAGCTGATAGGGCACTTTTTGATTCTCCATCCAAACACCCATTGACATCTGGCATGGGCGGCGTGTGGGAAAGTATTGTTGGTTCTGTGGCTGATCGGCCTTCAAAGGACGGTCCTCTTGCTGCCATCGAGGGCTTGATGAGGCCCATTCGTTTGCCCAAGAGGAAATCTCTCTCTAGTCTCTTCGGTTTGGGAGCAAGGAAGAACATGCACAAGACAAAGCCGAGTTCTCCTATTCGCGCACCTTCTTCCATGTCCGGCCAGCTTGTGCTCGAGTCCCTGACAGAAGAGGTAGAGGAGTCTGCCCAAGAGTTGCGACCTATTCCAACCTCTGCCGCTTCTGATGTTTTTGCCAGTCGAATTTCTGTTCTAGCCCCACCACCTAAGCAGGAAAAAGATGGTATCAGGAAAGGTAAATAAGTACATGTTTTAGACGTCGCTGACAGTATAGGGGGTCTTCGACGTGTTGCATCCGCCACTGACAAGTTGCTCAGTTTGGTCCACGTCTTTGACTTCTCACCCGTATCAAGCAATAGCCCTACTTTGCACTTGTCATCTTCCAGCACTTCACTCAGACAGGGCTTCGATGGCAGTCCTACTCCTATTCGCAAGATCCAATCTGCTGTGCTCATTAAGAGGCCCAGTGCCAACTGTCTTAGGCCACCTTCTGTCAATGTCAGTCCACTCAAGCTTGATTTGCATCGATCCCAGGCTGCTGCCAACAAGGATGTCCAAGCGAAGACTCCTGAGCGTCCGGAGACCATAATCGATTCACCGACCAGGCAAAGCATGGTCCGCAAAGGGATGCGCAATATCTTCGCCCCTCCCTCCCCCATGGCTTCGAAGTACATCGAGTCTGCCGAGGTACCGACCTGTCTTGCCATTACAAACCTTACCAATGAAACTGTTAGTACGAATCAAATTCTCGGGCCTAATATCCTCTATCAGAACACTGAGCGCCCAAGGAAGGTCAGAGACGCATCTGATGTGCCGTTCGACCTGAAGGCTATTGTCGCCAACACTGAAGCTGCCGAGGCTAAGCATTCTGCGAACAAGGCTGTGCACCTTGGTCTCCCAGCTGCCCCTCCTCAGAACCGCATCTCTTCTAGGCGACCTAGCCCCTCCCCTCCCGCGCTATCTCTACCTCCTGTCCTTGATGCTATTCTCCCGGAGGTTGAAGGCATCAGTCGCCTTACCCCCGAAGTCAACACCGGGTCTAGCGCTCACGATTCAATGTTCCTCGATACACTTACCGCGGATTTCAACGAAGATCGCAACTCGTTTGACTTTACTAACGAATACCAAGCTTTGGATCAGGGCACCTAGAGGGCTTCTTTTGTTGAAGCTTTGAAGAAGGTAGGAAGTGTTCATATGTTTATGGGTGGTGGCCTTCCCCCAATGTCTGCAGCGGCCACAAAGGCACCAGCGATCTTTGCTGTTGACCAGATTCCATCCTTTCACATTCAAAAACCTTCTGATATCACAACACAACACTTAGCTGACACTAATTCGGATGATTCCGATGAGGAAGGCGAGGAGTTtggtgatgaagaggcTTTCGAGCATGTTGCGGAGATTCACCATGTCATGGGTATTGCCAAAACCAGTCCTGTTCGTCGTGAACCTTTCAAGGGCCAGGTGGCCTTCCAGCAACACATGTCCATGAATCAGCAGCCTAGCCATGCTTCCTTTGGAGCTCCCGAGGCTGTGACTCCAATGGAATTGCCTCCTATTCCGGCTCTTCCACCGCCACCTGTCAATTTCGAGCCTGGCGGCCATAAGCGAGCAGAGTCCAGCGTTGCTACTATGTCGAGCATTGGTTCTGTCATTGGCACTGGTACAGAGCGGGAGTACACTAACTATTTTGACTATGTGGTGCCTTCTGCTCAGTCGCACTCTCGCCAGCCATCTGTAGCAGAGTCAGTTGGAGAAGTTATTAATGAGGGCTACTCTCCCTCTCGCGAATCTCTCGCAAGCTTTACTTTTGGCGCTCGGCTCCCCATTCGACCCGTTACTCGCCGAGGTCACCACCGTCGCAACTCGTCCATTCAGTCTGTGGGCTCTGTTGGCGCTTCTGATTACAGTTCGTTGACAGATAGCGGCCCTCCTGTCAGCATGCACAACAACCGACGGTCATCATATGTCAGCAAGCACCGCCGAAACGTTTCCAGCCAGAGCTCCTTAGGTCGTACAGACTGGGCTGCTCATCGCCGCAACACCTCCGCTACCAGCAGCACCTGTTCGAATACCTCGATGTCCCAAATCCTCCGACCCGGTCTTGGCGATAGGATGTTCCAGCTTGATGGTGGGGTGCAACTCACGTCTATCACGGGATCGCCTCCTGACGATGGTGCCAAAGCTTCCACGTCATACCAACGTTCAGCTTCGTGGGATAGTCTATTCGATATGACTTGTGGTAAGGTCCTTCATGATTCTCTGTTTGACGCTAGTCGGGCTATGATGGTCGACGACTCGTTATTCAACGATGTTTCAGCACCGAGGGACTCTTTCATATCTTCCGCTGATGAATCGTCTCGAACTTCGATCGGTGCCGATTCCTTCTTTGGACCTCAGCAGCAACCGACCAATGAAAAATTCTTCCTTCGTGGCTTGCGCCCCATCTCAACCATCTCCACCGACACCAGCAGTTCAGTCACTGATGATACCTTTGTGGGCGCGATGAGCACTAATGTTACTGAGAGCGTATATGAGCTTGGAAAGTGTTTGCAGGGCAGTGGCGAGGATATGTCAAATATCAGTGAGCTTGTGACTATAATCGGTTATCTTAGTACTAACAAGACTTATGCCAGCCCCACTTGGTAAAAAGAAAACCCGGGCAGCTGATGCCCGCCAGATGCTTGGATCCACCATGGCTCGCCCTCCCAAGCCTGGACGCCGACGTCCTGCTGAGTTTATTTTTGCCGATGTATCCGTCGATACTCCAGGTCTTACTTCTCCTTCAGCGTCCGAGACCTCCAGTGGGCTGTCACTCGACACGAATGCtgcctccttctcttttgGTACTCGTGCGAGAGGACATTGTCGGCAGGCTTCTTGTGCTCAGATTAACATTGATGCGACCATCCACGAGATGCCTTCTTTGGCTACGCTCCGTCCTAACAAATCGTCTACTAGTCCTGCCCCATCTTTTGCCTTTGACCGTCAGAGCGAACTTACTGTCATGGGCGTTGAAACTCGcgagatggaagaagaagttgatAGGCTCAATTCGGTTCGAACATGGGTACAATGGGAGAGGGAAGCGGTGGATGAGTTCAGGAAGGCTAAAAATGTGTGGGTGGACAGCGAAGAATCAAGGATCGCAATTTCTGGTGCGTATTTCGATCGAGCTTCAAAGAAATATCTAACTAGGCAGTAGATTGGAACATGCCACGGACCACGGATGAAATtgctgccttccttgcCCAGTCCTCTCAAGCCTACAAACCACTTGAGCAGCTCCCCGTTGGTCGTATTGCCCACCGGCGCAAATCATCACTCAGCGACGCCCGATCCATTTGTTCACCTTACGGTCTGCCTCTCCCCAAGCAGGCTCCTGTCAACAAGCCTAAAATGTCTCTTACAACCAAGtatgagaagaagagctcCACTGGATCCAAGGCGTCAACCACTCCCTCAGCCTTCAGCTTTGCTTTCTTCCCCGACGATGTACCCGAGGCTCCTGCATCTGCTCCTATTTCTGCTCCTTTTGCCACCGTTTCTGTTCCCTTCGCTAGAGAGACGCCCTGGTCTCCACCTCCCAAAATTGCTGCGTTCAAGCCCATTAGTCCTTTCCAGCTCCCTGTACTTGACAGCTTTGGGGTTCGTAAGTATCTTGAGGACAAAACTAAGGTAAACAACGTAAAGAAGGCGAATGAACAGTcagagagaaagagggtGGACTCTAAAGCCAAAAGACAAGCGCTCGGTtggggaaggaaaagagaCTCTGACGAGCCTGAGATAGTTATGAATGTGAACAAGCACGTGAAACCCAAATCTGAATTCAAGGTCTCAGCTCTCAAGCCTCTGCAATTGAAGCCCCTTATACTTCCTGTCAAAGCGTCTGCGCGATGCAAGAACAAGGAGAATGTATACATGGAAGACAATTCTTCATTGTTCATCAATGGGCCGGAAAAGGCTATCAACAAATCGTGCGCCTTCACTCCAACAAAATGCTATGTGATAATTGCTTACTTCACTTATAGGAGACCTTTGAAAGGCAGAGGAGCCAGAAGGTCACCTGCTAAACGCAAGCCGGTTCCACGATACGCGGCT comes from Cryptococcus gattii WM276 chromosome G, complete sequence and encodes:
- a CDS encoding Hypothetical Protein (Similar to TIGR gene model, INSD accession AAW44520.1) — its product is MVNFILSPNGQSRDSNFLQSISNQPTGTGNNTGFKASLRKIPSALFHKDKTPVKEKSGRKKLQVYSQQPNSHMGMSPSLRVSQQTLKTDSQSETKTKAKQTKPRKGLAELFGWSNHSYAQSAQPAQPAQPAQPAHSAQPPQRIKTLVPVPTPKESMMFKKHNGPPSTRANSSHFVSLRPPAELAMPSRPSMGDDPFMRPEEGAEMVDHFLRRGTPSLRSMTPLDKRSSVTSSKALSCKTTLSDERSVKEVHDRPYFNPTMHATQQSHVSASPSQTTSNDPSYAYIRKAIGSEFKMFAPLPEVPEASVTLIEPPKKTLSKEKTKSKVWVFLGRSKSKMSKISTDDQPVTPLPLVKDIWNSSTSLVDKIYEKYPAATTRSNYSSFQCSKHSLPSLRVSQSSVQHPAQDGASGASTVAVPHSADRALFDSPSKHPLTSGMGGVWESIVGSVADRPSKDGPLAAIEGLMRPIRLPKRKSLSSLFGLGARKNMHKTKPSSPIRAPSSMSGQLVLESLTEEVEESAQELRPIPTSAASDVFASRISVLAPPPKQEKDGIRKGGLRRVASATDKLLSLVHVFDFSPVSSNSPTLHLSSSSTSLRQGFDGSPTPIRKIQSAVLIKRPSANCLRPPSVNVSPLKLDLHRSQAAANKDVQAKTPERPETIIDSPTRQSMVRKGMRNIFAPPSPMASKYIESAEVPTCLAITNLTNETVSTNQILGPNILYQNTERPRKVRDASDVPFDLKAIVANTEAAEAKHSANKAVHLGLPAAPPQNRISSRRPSPSPPALSLPPVLDAILPEVEGISRLTPEVNTGSSAHDSMFLDTLTADFNEDRNSFDFTNEYQALDQAATKAPAIFAVDQIPSFHIQKPSDITTQHLADTNSDDSDEEGEEFGDEEAFEHVAEIHHVMGIAKTSPVRREPFKGQVAFQQHMSMNQQPSHASFGAPEAVTPMELPPIPALPPPPVNFEPGGHKRAESSVATMSSIGSVIGTGTEREYTNYFDYVVPSAQSHSRQPSVAESVGEVINEGYSPSRESLASFTFGARLPIRPVTRRGHHRRNSSIQSVGSVGASDYSSLTDSGPPVSMHNNRRSSYVSKHRRNVSSQSSLGRTDWAAHRRNTSATSSTCSNTSMSQILRPGLGDRMFQLDGGVQLTSITGSPPDDGAKASTSYQRSASWDSLFDMTCGKVLHDSLFDASRAMMVDDSLFNDVSAPRDSFISSADESSRTSIGADSFFGPQQQPTNEKFFLRGLRPISTISTDTSSSVTDDTFVGAMSTNVTESVYELGKCLQGSGEDMSNITPLGKKKTRAADARQMLGSTMARPPKPGRRRPAEFIFADVSVDTPGLTSPSASETSSGLSLDTNAASFSFGTRARGHCRQASCAQINIDATIHEMPSLATLRPNKSSTSPAPSFAFDRQSELTVMGVETREMEEEVDRLNSVRTWVQWEREAVDEFRKAKNVWVDSEESRIAISDWNMPRTTDEIAAFLAQSSQAYKPLEQLPVGRIAHRRKSSLSDARSICSPYGLPLPKQAPVNKPKMSLTTKYEKKSSTGSKASTTPSAFSFAFFPDDVPEAPASAPISAPFATVSVPFARETPWSPPPKIAAFKPISPFQLPVLDSFGVRKYLEDKTKVNNVKKANEQSERKRVDSKAKRQALGWGRKRDSDEPEIVMNVNKHVKPKSEFKVSALKPLQLKPLILPVKASARCKNKENVYMEDNSSLFINGPEKAINKSRPLKGRGARRSPAKRKPVPRYAASQPSGLRV